From Curtobacterium sp. MCBA15_012:
GCAGTACGGCGGCCGGGCGGCGACCTGGACCTTCAGCGGGACCTCCCCGGCCTCGTCCGGGACCGGGACCGGGACCGGTCCCGCGGCCGTCGCGGACGCCGCCGCACTCGACCGGGAGCTCCGGGCCGGGGCCGAGCGCTACCGCGTGCGGTACGTCACCGAGGCGACCTACCTGCAGCGCGACGTGCAGTTCCCCGACGGCGTCGCCTCGGTGTCCGGCACGACGGTCGACCCCGCCTACGCCGAGATGCACCGGGTGCGCCTCGGCGCGGGGGAGTGGTTCACCGAGGCGGACCGGGACCGACTCGCCCCTGCGATCGTCGTGAACCAGGCGTTCCTCGACCGCATCGGGAACCCCGACATCAGCACCCACCCGACCGTCCGGCTCCCCGGGAGCCCGGCCGTCACCGCGGTGGTGATCGGGTCCGTCGTCACGTCGGAGTACGACACCGACCCCACGATGTTCCAGCTCGCGAACTCCGTCGCCACCGCGAACGCGACGGCGTCCCCCGACCTCGGGACCCAGCGCGCCTTCGAGGTCTGGGTCCCGGAGGCCGACGGCAAGGCGGTCGCGAAGCGCATGGCGTCCGACGCGGAGCGCGCGCTCGGCCCCGGGTGGACGGTCGAGCCCTCGCGCTCGGACGCCGGTGGCTCGGTGGGCGGCGACCCGCTCGGTGCGCTCCGCTGGGTGATCGCGGGCACCGCCGTCCTGGTCCTGGTGCTCGGCGGCCTCGGGCTCCTCAACGTCTCGCTCGTCAGCGTGCGACAGCGCATCCGCGAGATCGGCATCCGGCGCGGGGTCGGCGCGACCGCGGGCCGCATCTTCGTCGCGGTGCTGCTCGAGAACGTGCTGGGAACCCTCGTCGCCGGCGGGATCGGCGTCATGGTCGGCGCCGCGGTGCTCGGCAACGACACCGTGCGCGGGCTCATCACCGACGGTGTCGAGATCGGCGGGGCACCGTTCCCCGTCGAGGCGGCGCTCGTCGGGGTCGGTTCGGCGGTGCTCGTCGGGGCGCTCGCCGGCTTCCTGCCGGCGCTCGTCGCGGTCCGGGTCAAGGTGATCGACGCGATCCGGTACTGATGGCGGGGCATCCACGGAATGTCCCGGCCGGGGATTAGGGTCGACGCCATGGCCGGAGGCACCAAGTCGACCACGCGCTCGCGCGCGTCCACGTCGTCCCGCGGGAGCGGGTCGCGCGGGACGTCGCGCACGCAGGCGACCACGAAGAAGCTGCCGCAGGCCACCCCGACACCGGTGTTCCGCGAGCAGAACCCGCTCGTCACGGCGTGGCTCGGCATGGCGCACGGCGTCGGCGCGCTGTTCCGCCTGCTCGGCAAGGAGTCCCTGGCCGCCGACGAGCGGCGCGACGGCTTCCCGTTCCTGCTGTTCGTGCTCGCGCTCGCCGGTGGCGTCGTCGAGTGGCTCAACCCGACGAACCCGGTGTCGATCGCCCTCGACGCGTACACGTTCGGCGGGATCTTCGGCCGTCTGGCGTTCGCGCTCCCGGTCATCATGATCGTCTTCGCGGGGTGGCTCTTCCGGCACCCCGCCTCGGTGCACGACAACACCCGGATCGGGATCGGCCTCGGGCTGCTCCTGGTGTCCATCGCCTCGCTCTGCCACGTGTTCGGCGGGCAGCCGAGCGCGGCCGACGGCATGGTCGCGCTCGCGTCCGCCGGTGGTGTCCTCGGCTGGGTCGTGATCAGCTGGCTCGTGGCGGTGGCCACCGTGTGGGTCGCGGTCCCGGTCGCCGTGGTGCTCCTCGTGCTCTCGCTCTTCATCATCACCAAGACGCCCCCGAACAAGACCGGCCGACGGCTGCACGAGCTCTACGCGTACCTGTTCGGCGCCCCGGCGCCCGCGGACACCGAGGACGTCGACGAGCCGGCCGCCCCGGCGCAGCCGACGCCGCGCACCAAGGGGTCGCGTCGGACGAAGCAGGACGGACCCGAGCTCCAGCTGTTCGACGACCTCGGGTTCGACGAGCAGGGCGACCCCGAGGCGGCCGACGCCGAGGGCAGCACCGTGCCCTGGTGGCGGCGGAACAAGTCCGGCCGCGAGGAAGACCCGGCGTACGACAGCCCCGTGCTGCCGGCCGCCGCGACGCAGCAGGCACCGCCCGTGCCGCCGACGGTCGCCGCGCCCGCGGTCTCGCCGAACGGCGGAGCCGCCGCCGGTCTCGTCGACCACACCCCGGCCGTGCCCGCCTCGGTCAACCTCAACGACTCGGTCGAGCAGGACGTCGAGCACGACCTCGACGTCGCCGAACAGGCGCTGCGCAACTCCGGGGTCGCCGTGCCCGAGCGGCCCGCCCCACCCGTCGTCCGTCCCGACGCGGGTGTCTCGCCGGTCGTGTCGGCCTCGGCGCCCGAGCCCGACGACGCGGGACCGCTCGCCGCGACGGACGCCGACGAGGACCCCGCCGCGCCGTACCGCCTGCCCGCCGCGACGACCCTGAGCGCCGGCACGCCCTCGGTCGCCCGCAGCCAGGCGAACGACGACATCGTCGCCGCGATCACCGGCGTGCTCACCGAGTTCAAGGTCGACGCGAAGGTCACCGGCTTCTCGCGCGGCCCGACGGTCACGCGCTACGAGATCGAGCTCGGCCCGGGTGTGAAGGTCGAGCGCGTCACGGCGCTGTCGAAGAACCTGTCGTACGCGGTCGCGTCGAACGAGGTCCGGATCCTGTCGCCGATCCCGGGTAAGAGCGCCATCGGCGTCGAGATCCCGAACACCGACCGCGAGGTCGTCTCGCTCGGCGACGTCCTGCGTTCGAACGCGGCGACCAAGTCGAAGCACCCGATGACCATCGGCGTCGGCAAGGACGTCGAGGGCGGCTTCGTCGTGGCGAACCTCGCGAAGATGCCGCACATGCTCGTCGCGGGTTCGACCGGCTCCGGCAAGTCGGTGTTCATCAACTCGATGATCACCTCGCTGCTCATGCGCGCGAAGCCGTCCGAGGTCCGGATGGTCCTGGTGGACCCGAAGCGCGTCGAGCTCTCGATCTACGCCGGTGTCCCGCACCTCATCACGCCCATCATCACGAACCCGAAGAAGGCGGCCGAGGCGCTGCAGTGGGTCGTGAAGGAGATGGACATGCGGTACGACGACCTCGCGTCGTTCGGGTTCCGTCACGTCGACGACTTCAACAAGGCCGTGCAGAACGACGAGATCATCCTGCCCGCGGGGAGCGAGCGGAAGCTCAAGCCGTACCCGTACCTGCTCGTCGTCGTCGACGAGCTCGCGGACCTCATGCTCGTCGCGCCGCGTGACGTCGAGGAGTCGATCGTCCGCATCACGCAGCTGGCACGTGCGGCCGGCATCCACCTCGTGCTCGCGACGCAGCGTCCGTCGGTCGACGTCATCACCGGTCTCATCAAGGCCAACGTGCCGTCGCGCATCGCGTTCGCGGTGACGAGCGTCACCGACTCGCGCGTCATCCTCGACCAGCCGGGAGCCGACAAGCTCATCGGGCAGGGCGACGCGCTGTTCCTGCCGATGGGGTCCTCGAAGGCCGTGCGCGTGCAGGGCGCCTGGGTGCAGGAGAGCGAGGTCGCCGAGGTCGTCGCGCACGTCACCCGGCAGGCCCGCCCCGAGTACCGCCAGGACGTCCAGGCCGTGGTCGAGCGCAAGGAGATCGACGCCGACATCGGCGACGACCTCGAGCTCCTGCTCGCGGCCGTCGAGCAGGTCGTGTCGACGCAGTTCGGCTCGACGTCGATGCTGCAGCGCAAGCTCCGCGTCGGGTTCGCGAAGGCCGGACGGCTCATGGACCTCATGGAGTCCCGGGACATCGTCGGGCCGTCCGAGGGGTCGAAGGCGCGCGACGTCCTCGTCACCCCGGACCAGCTCCCCGGTGTGCTGGCGAAGCTGCGCGGCGAGGACCCGCCGGCCGCTGCCGCTGCCGCTCCTGCCGTCGGTGCGGCGTCCGACGGCATCGGTGGCGCCGCGGGTGCGGCGGGCGGTGCGGTGTCGTCCGACGGTGACGACGACCGCTACGGGGCCGACCCGGTGGCGGACATGACCCGTGGGTACCCTGAGGAGGACGAGGGGCCGGACGAGGACGCGTGGGGGTTGACGGGTCGTGACTGACGGACGAGGGACGGGTGCGATGAGCGGGACGGGCAGCAGCCGCAGCGCGGCACGGTTCCCCTGGCGGGGCCGCGTGCTGCGCAAGGGCCCGGGGCCGGCGTCGACCGCGAACGTGGCGAACGTCATCACCGTCGTGCGCATCCTCATGGCGCCGCTGTTCTTCGTCATGCTGCTGACCGACGACGGGCAGGACACGTCGCTGCGCATCTGGGCGGCCGTCGTGTTCGTCGTGGCGATCGTCACGGACAGCGCCGACGGGATCATCGCCCGCCGACAGGACCTCGTCACCGACTTCGGCAAGCTCGTCGACCCGATCGCCGACAAGGTGCTCATCGGCGGCGCGCTCGTGGCGCTGTCGATCCTGGGCGAGCTGCCCTGGATCGTGACGGTGCTCATCATGGTCCGCGAGATCGGCATCACGGTGTTCCGGTTCGCGGTGCTGTCCGACCGCGTCATCCCGGCGAGCCGCGGCGGCAAGGTGAAGACCGTGCTGCAAGCCGTCGCGATCACCCTGGCGCTGTTCCCGTGGTGGAACCTCGTCGGCGACCTCGCGCACTGGGTGAACGGCATCCTCATGACCGCGGCCCTCGCGGCGACCGTCCTGAGCGGTGTGGACTACCTGTGGCAGGCCTGGAAGCACAACCGGACCACGTCCTGATGGCGACCGACCCGGGGGCGCACGACGCCCCGGCGACGCGGGTCGCGCCTCCCGGCCCGTCGTCCGGCGACCACGTGCCGGACGTGCCCGACCAGTCGGAGCCGACCGGCCAGGCGGAGCCGACCGCCCGGCCGGACGCGACCGTCGGGGTGGCCCGGGCACTCGTCGCGGCGCTCACCGAACGCGGCGAGACCGTCGCGGTCGCCGAGTCCCTGACCGGGGGCCTGGTCGTCGCGACGCTCGTCGGGGTCCCCGGTGCGAGCGCCGTCGTCCGCGGTGGGGTCGTGGCGTACGCGACGCCCGTGAAGCACACCGTGCTCGGGGTCGATGCAGCGCTCCTCGCGGCGAACGGCGCCGTGGACCCGGAGGTCGCACGGCAGATGGCGAGCGGCGTCCGCACCGCGCTGGCGGTCGACGGCGAGCCCGCGACGTGGGGGATCAGCACGACGGGTGTCGCCGGTCCGGACCCGCAGGACGGCAAGCCCGTCGGCACCGTCTTCGTCGGCATCGCGTCGGCCGACGGGGCCCGGGCGGTCGAACTGCACCTCGACGGCGACCGCGGGGCAATCCGGGACGCGACCGTCTCCGAACTCCTGACACGGATGTCGGCGACGGTGCACGAGGGGGAATAGGCCTCGTTACCGCTGGGTTACATCCCACGCAATCTCCAGCAGGACGGCAGGCAGCGTCGCTAGCATGCTGCGATCGGCAACGTCACTGTTGCAACCCGACCCCGGTCACCCGGACCAGGCGGGCGCGGAGACGACAGGAAGGAGGAGTCCACATGGTTCTCGTTCGTCAGGAGATCGGCGACGTGCTTCGGGACTTCCGCTTGCAGAAGGGCCGGACCCTCCGTCAGGTCGCGTCCAAGGCCAGCGTCGCGCTCGGTTACCTGAGCGAGGTGGAGCGTGGGCAGAAGGAAGCCAGCTCCGAGATCCTCGCCTCGGTGGCCGACGCACTCGACACCCCCATCTCGACCATCATGCGAGAGGTCGGAGACCGTCTCGCCGTCGTCGAGGGACTCACCCCGGTCCCCGACACGCTGCCCGATGACCTCGTCGCCGAGTTCGACAACGACCTCGCGGTGCGCTGACCCGTCCCGCCACGACACGTGACGCCCCTGCCGACCACGGCGGGGGCGTTCGTGCGTCCGGGGGTGTGCGTGCGGCCGTGGCAGGTCGTGCTCCCGGCGGTGCTGGTGCGCTCCCGGCGGTGCCGGTGCGCTCCCGGGAGTGGGGGAGGCGTGGCTGCGACCTCGGTACGCTGGACGGATGCGGGTGAGTGAGTTCTGGCGGGCCGTCGACCAGGTGTTCGGTGCGGCCTACGGTGCCGTCGTCACCCGGGACGTCGTGCTCGAGGAGCTCGGCGGCCGGTCGGCAGCCGAGGCCCTGGACGCCGGGGTCGACACCCGACGGGTCTGGGACGCCCTCTGCGAGTCGCAGGACGTCCCGCTCGACAAGCGGCACGGCAAGGGGCTCGCCGAGCCGCACGACTGACCGGGCGCGGGCGCGGGCTCGCTGGCGGACGCGGGCGGGGGCTCGCTCGCGGGCATCGGTGCTCCGGTGCCGGGCTCGTCGCGGGGCGCCGCGCCCGAACGTGTGTTCGGCGTGTTGCTCGAACGCGTGTTCGATCGGTGCTACGTTCCTCCACAACGGCGCTGTTCCAGAAGCTCGTCCACAGGACCCGCGGTCGTCGGCAGTGATGTCGGTGGCCCGCCCTAGGTTCGAGTCATCGGGAACAGCCCGAAGCCTTGTCGCACAGCACCGGCCCTGCACCACCGGCCGGGGTGGACGCGACAGCCTACAGGCGGCCGACATCGAGCACGAAGGAGCACCCCATGCCATCACCGGCAGACCGCGAGAAGGCCCTGGAGACCGCACTCGCACAGATCGACAGGCAGTTCGGCAAGGGCACGGTCATGCGCCTCGGCTCGGACGACCGGGCACCCGTCGCCACCATCCCCACCGGGTCCGTCGCCCTGGACGTCGCACTCGGCATCGGCGGCCTGCCCCGCGGCCGCATCATCGAGATCTACGGCCCGGAGTCCTCCGGCAAGACGACGCTGACGCTGCACGCCATCGCGAACGCCCAGCGGGCCGGGGGCATCGCAGCCTTCATCGACGCCGAGCACGCGCTCGACCCCGAGTACGCCAAGAAGCTCGGCGTCGACATCGACGCACTCCTCGTGTCGCAGCCCGACACCGGTGAGCAGGCGCTCGAGATCGCGGACATGCTCGTCCGCTCGGGCTCGATCGACCTCATCGTCGTCGACTCCGTCGCGGCGCTCGTGCCCCGCGCCGAGATCGAGGGCGAGATGGGTGACTCGCACGTCGGTCTGCAGGCGCGACTCATGTCGCAGGCGCTCCGCAAGCTCGCGGGTGGCCTGAACCAGACCCAGACCACAATGATCTTCATCAACCAGCTGCGCGAGAAGATCGGTGTGTTCTTCGGCAGCCCCGAGACCACCGCGGGCGGCAAGGCGCTGAAGTTCTACGCCTCGGTGCGCCTCGACATCCGTCGCATCGAGACGCTGAAGAGCGGCACCGACGCCGTCGGCAACCGCACGCGCGTCAAGGTCGTCAAGAACAAGATGGCCCCGCCCTTCAAGCAGGCCGAGTTCGACATCCTGTACGGCACCGGCATCTCCCGCGAGGGCTCGCTGCTCGACTTCGGCGTCGACCACGGCATCGTGAAGAAGTCGGGCGCCTGGTACACGTACGACGGCGACCAGCTCGGGCAGGGCAAGGAGAACTCGCGCTCGTTCCTCATCCAGAACCCGGACATCGCCGCTGACATCGAGGGCAAGATCCTCGTGAAGCTCGGCGTCGGTGGGGCGAAGGAGACGGACGCGAAGGTCGAGCCGATCGCGCCGAAGATCGCGGAGCGCAAGGGCGCGTGACGGACGAGCACGACCACGGCGAGGGTCTCGCACCGGTCACCGACCTGTTCGGTGCGCGGTCCCGCCGTGGTCGCCCTCGCACGGACGACACCGCGGGAGCAGGTGCCGCCGGGGGTGCAGCGGGCGTCGATGACGGACTGTCGGTCGCCGCACAGGACTCCTGGGCGGACGACCGTGGCGAGGACGGCGCTCCCGCTCCGGCCGAGTGGCTGTCCCCGGTCGTCGGTGACGGCACCGGGCGCAGCGCCCGTGCCGAGCTCGACGGCTACGACAGCGACACCGCGGACGCGGCCGGCGCGTCGGTCTTCGCCATCCACTCCGGCGAAGCGCTCGACCCGGCGGATGCGCCGCGACCGATCGAGGAACAGCGCGCGGACGCCGAGCGACTGAGCATGCGCGCGCTGGGTCGCAAGGGCGTCAGCGAGTCCGAGATGCGTCAGGTGCTGACCAAGCAGGACCTCGACCCCGACGTCGTCGAACACGAGGTGGCACGCCTGACGCGCGTCGGTCTGCTCGACGACGTCGCCCTCGCGACCGACCTCGTGGACCGCCTGCACGACCGCAAGGGCCTCGGCCGGCAGGGCGTCGTCGCGGAACTCCGCCGACGGGGCATCGACCAGGCGGCGATCGAAGCCGCGCTCGACGCCGCTGCCGACGACGCGGACGACGAGTTCGTCCGCGCGATCGAGCTCGCCGAGAAGCGCGCCGGGCAGATGCGCGGACTCGACCGGGCGACCGCGGAACGACGACTGAGCGGCTTCCTCATGCGCAAGGGCTACGGCTCGGGCGTGGTGCGGGTCGCGGTGGCCCGGGCGCTCGACGGCGGGCCTCGGCGCCCCTCGCCGGGTGGCGGCGCGGTCCGCTTCGAGTAGCGGCGCGGGGCGGTCCGAGGGGTGGCCGGCGGGGCGCGCCGCTGCATCCCGGTGCATGCGCCCCGACGGCCGGACGGGGTGTGCCTGAGCGCCTCGGACCGGGCCCGGCGGCCGCGCCGTCAGACCTACACTGGGACGATCATGGCCACCGTCGCAGCGCCCACGCGCACCTACGAAGTCCGCACCTACGGGTGCCAGATGAACGTGCACGACTCGGAGCGGCTCAGTGGTTCGCTCCAGGCCGCCGGGTACGTCGCGGCGGACGGTGAGCAGGCCGACGTCGTCGTCATCAACACCTGCGCGGTGCGCGAGAACGCGGACAACCGACTCTACGGCAACCTCGGGCAGCTCGCGGGCATCAAGCGGGAGCACCCCGGCATGCAGATCGCCGTCGGCGGGTGCCTGGCGCAGAAGGACAAGAACGTCATCCTCGAGAAGGCGCCCTGGGTGGACGTCGTCTTCGGGACGCACAACATGGGATCCCTGCCGACGCTGCTCGAGCGTGCGCGGCACAACGACGAGGCGCAGATCGAGATCCTCGAGGCGCTCGACGTGTTCCCCTCGACCCTGCCGACGAAGCGCGACTCGACGCACAGCGGCTGGGTGTCGATCTCGGTCGGCTGCAACAACACCTGCACGTTCTGCATCGTGCCGTCCCTGCGCGGCAAGGAGAAGGACCGCCGGCCCGGTGACGTCCTCGCCGAGATCCAGGCGCTCGTCGACGACGGCGCGATCGAGGTCACGCTCCTCGGGCAGAACGTCAACTCGTACGGCGTCGAGTTCGGCGACCGCCAGGCCTTCGGCAAGCTGCTGCGAGCGGCCGGTGCGATCGAGGGCCTGGAGCGCGTGCGGTTCACGAGCCCGCACCCGGCCGCCTTCACCGACGACGTGATCGACGCCATGGCCGAGACGCCGAACGTGATGCCGCAGCTGCACATGCCCCTGCAGTCCGGCTCCGACCGGGTGCTCAAGGCGATGCGCCGCAGCTACCGCAGCGAGCGGTTCCTCGGCATCCTCGACCGGGTGCGCGCGAAGATCCCGCACGCCGCGATCTCGACCGACATCATCGTGGGCTTCCCCGGCGAGACCGAGGAGGACTTCCAGGACACCCTCCGCGTCGTCGAGCAGTCCCGGTTCGCCTCGGCGTTCACGTTCCAGTACTCGATCCGACCCGGGACACCGGCCGCGACGATGGACGAGCAACTGCCGAAGGCCGTCGTGCAGGAGCGGTACGAGCGACTCGTCGCGCTGCAGGACCGGATCACCGCCGAGGAGCACGCGAAGCAGGTCGGCCGCACGGTCGAGGTGCTCGTCGCCACCGGTGAGGGCAAGAAGGACGACGCCACGCACCGGCTGTCCGGCCGCGCCGAGGACTCCCGCCTCG
This genomic window contains:
- a CDS encoding ABC transporter permease, with translation MNRLLTTVVGTFVESWQELRVHRGRVVLSLVGVTIAVASLAVVVGFGSLAERVTAAYSEQYGGRAATWTFSGTSPASSGTGTGTGPAAVADAAALDRELRAGAERYRVRYVTEATYLQRDVQFPDGVASVSGTTVDPAYAEMHRVRLGAGEWFTEADRDRLAPAIVVNQAFLDRIGNPDISTHPTVRLPGSPAVTAVVIGSVVTSEYDTDPTMFQLANSVATANATASPDLGTQRAFEVWVPEADGKAVAKRMASDAERALGPGWTVEPSRSDAGGSVGGDPLGALRWVIAGTAVLVLVLGGLGLLNVSLVSVRQRIREIGIRRGVGATAGRIFVAVLLENVLGTLVAGGIGVMVGAAVLGNDTVRGLITDGVEIGGAPFPVEAALVGVGSAVLVGALAGFLPALVAVRVKVIDAIRY
- a CDS encoding DNA translocase FtsK, giving the protein MAGGTKSTTRSRASTSSRGSGSRGTSRTQATTKKLPQATPTPVFREQNPLVTAWLGMAHGVGALFRLLGKESLAADERRDGFPFLLFVLALAGGVVEWLNPTNPVSIALDAYTFGGIFGRLAFALPVIMIVFAGWLFRHPASVHDNTRIGIGLGLLLVSIASLCHVFGGQPSAADGMVALASAGGVLGWVVISWLVAVATVWVAVPVAVVLLVLSLFIITKTPPNKTGRRLHELYAYLFGAPAPADTEDVDEPAAPAQPTPRTKGSRRTKQDGPELQLFDDLGFDEQGDPEAADAEGSTVPWWRRNKSGREEDPAYDSPVLPAAATQQAPPVPPTVAAPAVSPNGGAAAGLVDHTPAVPASVNLNDSVEQDVEHDLDVAEQALRNSGVAVPERPAPPVVRPDAGVSPVVSASAPEPDDAGPLAATDADEDPAAPYRLPAATTLSAGTPSVARSQANDDIVAAITGVLTEFKVDAKVTGFSRGPTVTRYEIELGPGVKVERVTALSKNLSYAVASNEVRILSPIPGKSAIGVEIPNTDREVVSLGDVLRSNAATKSKHPMTIGVGKDVEGGFVVANLAKMPHMLVAGSTGSGKSVFINSMITSLLMRAKPSEVRMVLVDPKRVELSIYAGVPHLITPIITNPKKAAEALQWVVKEMDMRYDDLASFGFRHVDDFNKAVQNDEIILPAGSERKLKPYPYLLVVVDELADLMLVAPRDVEESIVRITQLARAAGIHLVLATQRPSVDVITGLIKANVPSRIAFAVTSVTDSRVILDQPGADKLIGQGDALFLPMGSSKAVRVQGAWVQESEVAEVVAHVTRQARPEYRQDVQAVVERKEIDADIGDDLELLLAAVEQVVSTQFGSTSMLQRKLRVGFAKAGRLMDLMESRDIVGPSEGSKARDVLVTPDQLPGVLAKLRGEDPPAAAAAAPAVGAASDGIGGAAGAAGGAVSSDGDDDRYGADPVADMTRGYPEEDEGPDEDAWGLTGRD
- the pgsA gene encoding CDP-diacylglycerol--glycerol-3-phosphate 3-phosphatidyltransferase translates to MSGTGSSRSAARFPWRGRVLRKGPGPASTANVANVITVVRILMAPLFFVMLLTDDGQDTSLRIWAAVVFVVAIVTDSADGIIARRQDLVTDFGKLVDPIADKVLIGGALVALSILGELPWIVTVLIMVREIGITVFRFAVLSDRVIPASRGGKVKTVLQAVAITLALFPWWNLVGDLAHWVNGILMTAALAATVLSGVDYLWQAWKHNRTTS
- a CDS encoding CinA family protein, producing the protein MARALVAALTERGETVAVAESLTGGLVVATLVGVPGASAVVRGGVVAYATPVKHTVLGVDAALLAANGAVDPEVARQMASGVRTALAVDGEPATWGISTTGVAGPDPQDGKPVGTVFVGIASADGARAVELHLDGDRGAIRDATVSELLTRMSATVHEGE
- a CDS encoding helix-turn-helix domain-containing protein — encoded protein: MVLVRQEIGDVLRDFRLQKGRTLRQVASKASVALGYLSEVERGQKEASSEILASVADALDTPISTIMREVGDRLAVVEGLTPVPDTLPDDLVAEFDNDLAVR
- a CDS encoding DUF3046 domain-containing protein, translating into MRVSEFWRAVDQVFGAAYGAVVTRDVVLEELGGRSAAEALDAGVDTRRVWDALCESQDVPLDKRHGKGLAEPHD
- the recA gene encoding recombinase RecA, yielding MPSPADREKALETALAQIDRQFGKGTVMRLGSDDRAPVATIPTGSVALDVALGIGGLPRGRIIEIYGPESSGKTTLTLHAIANAQRAGGIAAFIDAEHALDPEYAKKLGVDIDALLVSQPDTGEQALEIADMLVRSGSIDLIVVDSVAALVPRAEIEGEMGDSHVGLQARLMSQALRKLAGGLNQTQTTMIFINQLREKIGVFFGSPETTAGGKALKFYASVRLDIRRIETLKSGTDAVGNRTRVKVVKNKMAPPFKQAEFDILYGTGISREGSLLDFGVDHGIVKKSGAWYTYDGDQLGQGKENSRSFLIQNPDIAADIEGKILVKLGVGGAKETDAKVEPIAPKIAERKGA
- a CDS encoding regulatory protein RecX, whose protein sequence is MTDEHDHGEGLAPVTDLFGARSRRGRPRTDDTAGAGAAGGAAGVDDGLSVAAQDSWADDRGEDGAPAPAEWLSPVVGDGTGRSARAELDGYDSDTADAAGASVFAIHSGEALDPADAPRPIEEQRADAERLSMRALGRKGVSESEMRQVLTKQDLDPDVVEHEVARLTRVGLLDDVALATDLVDRLHDRKGLGRQGVVAELRRRGIDQAAIEAALDAAADDADDEFVRAIELAEKRAGQMRGLDRATAERRLSGFLMRKGYGSGVVRVAVARALDGGPRRPSPGGGAVRFE
- the miaB gene encoding tRNA (N6-isopentenyl adenosine(37)-C2)-methylthiotransferase MiaB, producing MATVAAPTRTYEVRTYGCQMNVHDSERLSGSLQAAGYVAADGEQADVVVINTCAVRENADNRLYGNLGQLAGIKREHPGMQIAVGGCLAQKDKNVILEKAPWVDVVFGTHNMGSLPTLLERARHNDEAQIEILEALDVFPSTLPTKRDSTHSGWVSISVGCNNTCTFCIVPSLRGKEKDRRPGDVLAEIQALVDDGAIEVTLLGQNVNSYGVEFGDRQAFGKLLRAAGAIEGLERVRFTSPHPAAFTDDVIDAMAETPNVMPQLHMPLQSGSDRVLKAMRRSYRSERFLGILDRVRAKIPHAAISTDIIVGFPGETEEDFQDTLRVVEQSRFASAFTFQYSIRPGTPAATMDEQLPKAVVQERYERLVALQDRITAEEHAKQVGRTVEVLVATGEGKKDDATHRLSGRAEDSRLVHFAVPQGSAVPRPGDVVTVEVTRAAPHFLIADGDAPLRIRRTRAGDAWDRAQAESCGVPAAPTPAANGPRPVSLGLPTLRVGR